A genomic stretch from Salarias fasciatus chromosome 18, fSalaFa1.1, whole genome shotgun sequence includes:
- the LOC115406112 gene encoding oocyte zinc finger protein XlCOF22-like, whose translation MRTHTGEKPYSCGTCKKSFSRHTHLLVHLRTHTNEKPHCCGTCGKQFSSQSLLIRHDKTHTDEKPYCCETCGKTFRDQSGLRLHMRTHTGEKPYCCETCGKCFLRREGLLVHIQTHTAEKPYSCEACGKCFSHHSDKVVHVKTHTGEKPYSCGTCKKGFSRQSQLLFHLRTHTGEKPYCGTCGKKFSTRSLLIRHSKTHTGEKPYSCEACGKCFSDHSSKVVHMRIHTSEKPHSCETCGKCF comes from the exons atgagaactcacacag gtgagaagccgtattcatGTGGAACATGTAAAAAAAGTTTCAGCAGACATACTCATTTGTTGGTCCACTTAAGAACTCACACAAATgagaagccgcattgttgtggAACTTGTGGGAAACAATTTTCCAGTCAGAGTCTTTTGATTCGCCATGATAAGACTCACACAGATGAGAAGCCGTattgttgtgaaacatgtggaaaaacttTTAGGGACCAGTCTGGTTTAAGGTtacacatgagaactcacacaggtgagaagccatattgttgtgaaacatgtggaaagtgTTTCCTTCGTAGGGAAGGTTTGTTGGTCCACATTCAAACTCACACAgctgagaagccgtattcttgtgaagcatgtgggaaatgtttcagtcatcACAGTGATAAAGTGGTCCAtgtgaaaactcacacaggtgagaagccatattcctgTGGAACGTGTAAGAAAGGTTTCAGCAGACAGAGTCAATTGTTGTTCcacttgagaactcacacaggtgagaagccgtattgtGGAACATGTGGGAAAAAATTTTCCACTCGAAGTCTTTTGATACGACACAGTAagactcacactg gtgagaagccgtattcttgcgaagcatgtgggaaatgtttcagtgatCACAGTTCTAAAGTGGTCCATATGAGAATTCACACAagtgagaagccacattcttgtgaaacatgtgggaaatgtttc